Proteins from a single region of Urocitellus parryii isolate mUroPar1 chromosome 4, mUroPar1.hap1, whole genome shotgun sequence:
- the LOC113177558 gene encoding olfactory receptor 10AG1-like — protein sequence MQSRTVNPQKENVKITETNRTSVEGFVLLGFSDIPTLHWFLFGTFLVIYLIILLGNGIIILITRVEPTLKTPMYFFISNFSFLEICYVSVTLPRMLIDLWTQKGNISFFACATQMCFFLILGATECFLLAVMAYDRYVAICNPLHYPLVMSHKVCIWLVVGSWVIGIPVQVGQTCQIFSLPFCDSNQIHHFFCDIPPMLKLACGDIFVNEMLVYVFAVLFVTVPFMLILGSYSRIISTILKLPSNTGRAKAFSTCSSHLIVVFLFYGSASITYLNSKSNPYEGTDKLLSLFYTILTPMFNPVIYSLRNKDVTEALRKFLLKSLTL from the coding sequence atgcagTCAAGAACTGTAAATCCACAGAAAGAAAACGTGAAAATCACAGAAACCAACCGTACTTCAGTGGAGGGCTTTGTTCTCTTGGGCTTTTCTGATATTCCCACATTGCACTGGTTTCTCTTTGGAACGTTCTTAGTCATCTACCTGATTATCCTGCTGGGGAATGGCATCATCATTCTAATAACGAGGGTAGAGCCCACTCTGAAGACTCCCATGTACTTTTTTAtcagtaatttttctttcctggaaatcTGTTATGTGTCGGTCACACTTCCCAGAATGCTTATAGATCTTTGGACCCAGaagggaaatatttctttttttgcctgTGCTACACAAATGTGCTTCTTCCTCATACTGGGAGCCACAGAATGTTTCCTTCTGGcggtgatggcctatgaccgctatgtggccatttgtAACCCTCTGCACTACCCTCTAGTCATGAGCCACAAGGTCTGTATCTGGCTGGTAGTTGGTTCCTGGGTCATTGGAATTCCAGTTCAGGTAGGGCAGACCTGCCAGATTTTCTCTCTGCCCTTCTGCGATTCGAACCAAATTcaccacttcttctgtgacattCCCCCAATGCTTAAGCTGGCCTGTGGGGACATCTTTGTGAATGAGATGTTGGTTTATGTATTTGCTGTACTATTTGTCACTGTTCCCTTTATGTTGATCCTTGGGTCCTACAGCAGAATTATCTCAACCATCCTGAAGCTGCCATCAAACACTGGGAGGGCCAAAGCCTTTTCCACTTGCTCCTCCCACCTTatagttgtatttttattctatGGATCAGCCAGTATTACCTATTTAAACAGCAAATCCAATCCGTATGAAGGAACAGACAAGCTCCTCTCTCTTTTCTACACCATTTTGACCCCAATGTTCAATCCAGTGATATACAGTCTGCGCAACAAAGACGTTACAGAGGCATTAAGAAAATTTCTTCTCAAATCATTAACATTGTGA
- the LOC113177553 gene encoding olfactory receptor 10AG1-like: MESTGQNPPQRNHTKLVEFIFLGFSNIPNIQEFLFGLFLIIYIIILMGNSLIIIITHVEPSLQTPMYFFLGNFSFLEICYVSVTVPRLLTDLCRQTRNISFVACATQMYFFLVFGATECFILTAMAYDRYVAICSPLLYPIIMNHRLCIQLATGCWVSGIPVHMGFTYLIFSLPFCGPNQLNHFFCDIPPVLKLACGDTLVIEMLVYVITLLVVTIPFILILGSYVRIISTILKLPSATGRRKASSTCSSHLMVVALFFGSGIITYLRPKSSHSAGTDKFLSLFYTIVTPMFNPMIYCLRNKDFMVALKKLHLKWIVL; the protein is encoded by the coding sequence ATGGAGTCTACAGGACAAAATCCTCCACAAAGGAATCACACTAAACTGGTGGAATTTATCTTCCTTGGTTTTTCTAATATTCCTAATATACAAGAGTTTCTTTTTGGGTTGTTTCTGATAATCTATATAATTATCCTGATGGGAAATAGCCTCATTATCATAATAACCCATGTTGAGCCTTCTCTCCAGAcccccatgtatttttttctagggaatttttcctttttggaaataTGTTATGTGTCAGTCACTGTCCCAAGATTATTAACAGACCTCTGTAGACAAACCAGAAATATTTCCTTTGTAGCCTGTGCTACTCAAATGTACTTCTTTCTGGTCTTTGGAGCTACTGAGTGCTTTATCCTGACTGCAATGGCTTATGACAGGTATGTAGCCATTTGTAGCCCCTTGCTCTATCCCATCATCATGAACCATAGGCTGTGTATCCAGCTGGCCACAGGCTGTTGGGTCAGTGGAATCCCAGTACACATGGGGTTCACCTACTTGATCTTCTCCCTACCTTTCTGTGGCCCTAACCAGCTGAATCACTTTTTTTGTGACATACCTCCTGTGCTTAAACTGGCCTGTGGGGACACTCTTGTGATTGAGATGTTGGTTTATGTGATTACTCTACTGGTTGTCACTATTCCTTTTATATTGATACTTGGATCTTATGTAAGAATAATCTCCACCATCCTAAAGCTACCATCAGCAACTGGGCGACGGAAGGCCTCCTCCACCTGTTCTTCCCACCTCATGGTTGTGGCTTTATTCTTCGGATCAGGCATCATTACGTATTTGAGACCAAAGTCTAGTCATTCAGCAGGAACAGacaaattcctttctcttttctatacTATTGTGACACCCATGTTTAATCCGATGATATATTGTTTAAGAAACAAAGATTTTATGGTGGCACTGAAAAAATTGCATCTTAAATGGATTGTGTTATGA